The genomic window AGTTGTTTTACCCGCCCCTTCATCAAAGAGCCACACGCCAACGGCGGTTTCAGGGTCGATTTCAGCAGAACAGATCTGTGGTAGTGTTGAAGTCATCAAACAAGCGATCCCTAAAATCAATATCAATTTTTGCATTTTTGTCTCCTGCACGCATTATATCTCGGAAAAGGTTCCTTGATAATCAAACTCTGATCGGTTACATTCACTCTCATAATTATAACACGCTGCCCGCCGCCATAACAAATGAAAATACTGGAAACGTTCGCTAAATTTCTAATTGGACATTCAACCAAAATTGTGATACACTAAATACAAACGTAATCAGAAATTGCCATGCAGAAGGAATAGATTATGGACCAGAAAGAACAACTCATTGCTGATCTCTCTACACTCCTTGGGTCTAAAAATGTGCTAACGGATGCGACCGCGCTCTCGGTGTACGAATGCGATGCAGCTCCCTCTTTTAAGGCGATGCCGGATGTCGTTGTCTTCGCCGATACGGCGCAGCAAGTATCGGATATCGTAAAATTAGCGAATAAATACGACACCCCGTTTATCGCCCGGGGCGGTGGCACCGGCTTGAGTGGTGGTATGCTCTCTGTCCGAGGCGGGATTATCATTGCCCTCAACCGGATGGATCGTATCTTGGAAGTAGACCTTGAAAATGAACGGGCAGTTGTTGAGCCCGGTGTGGTGAATCTCTTGTTGACACAGGCGGTGCAGAATCGAGGCTATCATTACGCCCCGGATCCGTCAAGCCAGAAGGCATGCACCATAGGTGGGAATATCGCCGAAAATTCCGGTGGACCCCATACCTTGAAATACGGTGTTACCTCCGACCATGTGCTTGGGTTAGAAGTTGTTTTGCCCGATGGTGAAATTGTTGAATTAGGCGGTACTGTCGAAGAAACACTCGGTTACGACCTGCGCGGTGTGATGATCGGTTCCGAAGGCACATTTGGCATCGTAACGAAAGCAGTCGTTCGGCTGACCCGGAATCCGCAGGCGTATCAAACCGCTCTCGCTGTCTTTGAGACAATGGACGATGCTTCTAACGCCGTTTCAACGATTATTGGTGAAGGTATTATCCCAGCTGCGCTTGAAATGATGGATACGCTCGTCATTCGGGCTTTGGAAGAAGCCTTCCAGTTCGGTTTCCCGCTCGATGCTGAAGCGATTCTGATTGTGGAACTCGACGGTGTCGAGGCAGGAATGCAGAACCAGACCGATCAGATCTTGGAAATCTTCAAACAGCACAACGCGCGGACAGTCGATTACGCCAAAGATGAGGCGGAGCGGCAGCAACTCTGGAAAGCTCGGAAAAGCGCGTTTGGTTCGTTCGGACGACTCGCACCGAATTACATTACGCAGGACGGCGTCGTGCCACGGACGACGCTACCGAAGGTGCTACGGCGAATCTCTGAGATCTCTGAAAAGTATCAGATTCCGATCGCCAATGTGTTCCATGCTGGTGACGGCAACATTCATCCTATCGTCCTCTTTAACGAACGCGACGCTGATCAGTGTGAACGTGTAGAGCACGTCAACAAAGAAATCCTGACGGTATGTGCCGAGGTCGGTGGCACCATCACGGGGGAACACGGCATTGGCGTTGAAAAAATGGATTACATGCCCCTCATTTTCAGCACTGCTGATATGCAAGTGATGGCGACGGTCAAGAAAGTCTTTAATCCTACCGGACTCTGCAATCCCGGAAAGATTTTTCCCACAGCCGAATCTTATGCGAAGTTAGGTTTGCCACATGACGCAGCAGGGGATTTTTAAATGAAAATCGCTTACTCATAGGTTCTAAGCACCATTTTAAAGTATTTCCATACGGAATCATTTTGTAATAAGAACATAGAAAGAAAACAGATGGAAAAATCACGTGCACCGCACGATGGACTTCAGCGTATTGTCGGCGAATCCAGCATTCTCTCGGAGGAACAGGTCGCAGCCTACACTTTTGATGGCTACGTACCGAAGGCAGTCGTTTTACCTACATCCGTCCAAGAGATGCAAGAGATTCTCCAGTTCGCAGTAGAACAGAACTTGTCGATTATGCCTGCGGGGGCGGGGACGAAACTGGGTATCGGAAATCTGCCACAGAAAGTAGACATCGTCCTCGCAACAACATACCTTAACAGCGTCGTGGAATATGAACCAGCAGATTTAACCGTAACCGTGGAAGCGGGTATCCGCTTGAGGTACCTCCAGACCGAGTTGGCAAAACATCGTCAGTATCTGGCGTTGAATCCACCCTATGCCGACCGATGTACCATCGGTGGGATTGTATCAACAAACGCGAGTGGTTCTTTCCGTTTGCGACATGGGACCGCTCGAAATCAGGTTTTGGGGTTGCGGGTTGTTCGGGCAGACGGCACCGTTGTCAAAAGCGGCGGTAAAGTGGTGAAAAATGTCGCAGGCTACGATCTTAACAAACTCTATATTGGTGGGTTTGGGACACTCGGTATCATTACCGAGGTAACTCTCAAGTTGTCCCCCATACCCGTCCGGCAAGCGGTACTTACCGCGAACTTTCAGGATGTTCAGAAGGCAGCGGACACGGGTTTGGATATTGTCGGTTCACAAACACTGCCGATGTTTGTGAATCTGTTCGTCAATCCAGATTCAACGCTTAGTGGAACTGAAGGACCTATGCTGGTGGTTGGATTTGGCGGGGATCCTGAAACTGTGGCGTGGCAATTGACGCAGTGCCAGAGAATTATGGAACAAAACGGTGCGATGGGTGTGACAATTGTAGAAAACGAATCGTTACAACACCTTCAGGAGGCGGTTCAGGAATTCTCAGCAGATAACAAAAATACCGAAAGAGTGGTTGCCAAATTGAACCTGAAGCGCACCGATCTCGCAGAATTTGCTACGCAAATTGCGGAGGCGAATTGGGCTCGTGATGTCCAGATGATGGCGTTGCTCGGAAGTGGGGTGTTATACATCACTCTTCCCACGGCATCCGACACGGATTACCAATCCCTTGCGGATGCACTAACGCAACTGCGTCAAGCCGCAATGTCGCAGCAGGGGAATCTCATCATAGAAGTTGCACCCCCTGAACTCAAACGGCATATTGACGTTTGGGGTTCTGTCGAAGGAACGCTCAACTTAATGAAACAGATTAAAGCGAAATTCGACCCGGTTGATTTGTTGAACCCAGGACGGTTTGTTTCGAGTATTTAGTTTTTCTCTGCTTCAGTAGGAGAGCACTGTCTGTTTTTTTATCGCTATCGGTTTCCATCGACTGTCGGCTTTAGGGGCTTGTGACGGTTGCATATTGCTTCCCACCACAAGTGTTTCTGGAAACCAACTGTTGACTGCTTCTTCTTTACTGACCGTCGACCGCTATTCCTCTGACTGCTGAAAACTGACTGCCGACCGCCAATAAAAAGGGGGCATAATATGCAGGAAAAAAAATGGAGGATTCTGTGGATTGATAACCAGATAGCTGATGTAGAACAATCTGATGCGCAACTTAAGAATCAACATCGTGAGGAACAGACCAATATAACATCCAAGCCCTACATCTGTTTTCTGGAATATCGAGGATACGACATTTCTTTAACAAACACTATTGCTGAGGGCATTGCGTCACTTCAGAATGAAGAATATCACGCTGTCCTATTGAATTATAACGGTGCGACGCGAGAGGAGAATCCGCTTTCATATATTCGAAAAGTGGATGCGCATATTCCTATTATTCTCCTAACCCAAGACGGGCGCCAGGAAGTGCTGCAGCAGGCAAGTCTTTATGATGTTGACAGTATTTTCATAGAGACGGCAGATGATCAGGATGAAACTTCGTCTCGACAGTTAGAGACATCGCTTGCTTTTATACTTGAAAAGCAGACGGGACGGGAAGCATACACACCACAGGCATACGCTCAACACTTTAACAGGGCACAAATATCGGACGGATCTGTGCAAGGTCGCAGTTCCACCGACGATTGGCAGACATGGATCGATACGTATGTTCGCCTCGTTGAATGGGATTTGCGACTGGATACACTTCATAACGTCGATGAGATTAAATCCATCCATGAGATGGAGAAGCGAGAGGCAAATGCTGCGTTCGCTGATTATATCCAAGCCAACTATCACAAGTGGCTTGTCGGTGAAGCATCGCCTACTTTGTCTGTGGATGTCGTTTACAGGTATGTTATTCCTGAAGTTCAGGCGGGGAAGCAGGTCCTGTTTGTTGTTATGGATTGTATGCGATTGGACCACTGGTTGAAAATTGAACCCTTGCTGTATCCCTTGTTTAATATAACGACAGATTACTATTATTCCATTCTGCCAACAGCGACCCGTTATGCAAGGAACGCTATTTTTAGCGGGTTGTTTCCGCTTGAATTTGCTGAAAGGCACCCAGACCTCTACGCAGAACCCGATACAGCGCACACGAGTATCAACCGCTATGAGAAGGAGCTGATGCGCTTGCAACTTGAGCGGCACGGTATACTGCTTAAACCGCCTCTCCATTACTTCAAGATTTTTGATACACGCGGCGAAATTCAATATCTGCATTGGCTAAGTGTTACAGACAGGATTAGTTTGACAGCACTTGTTGTGGATTTCCTTGATATGTTGACACATACACGACATGAGATAGGTTTGCTACAGCAGCTCGTTCCAGATGAAGCAGCGTTTCGGACGCTCGCACAAGCATGGTTTCAGCATTCGCATCTTTATAGAATATTCAGAATTGCGGCTGAACGCGGTATGACAGTCGTCTTAACGTCTGACCACGGTTCACTCCTTTGTCAAAATGCAGCGAAGGTTTCAAGTCAAGCTGAACTCACGACCGGTCTTCGGTTTAAAGAGGGAAAAAACATTTCCTGTTTACCCGAAGCAGGATGGGTCATAAAGGAACCAGGTGTGTATCGGTTACCGGGGGAAGAAACAGAAAAAAGTTATGTGCTCGCAAAAGAGGACTACTACTTTGTGTATGAAAGGCAATTCGATGTCTATAAAGAAATATTTCAAGGCAGTTTCCAACACGGTGGTGTTTCACTTGAGGAGATGATTCTGCCTTGCGTTGTACTGGAACCGAGGTAATTGAGGAGAATCAAACGATGGCAGAGAAAACAATCTTAAAACCCTACATATCCTTAACCCGGTCGCGATTCACCAAACACCATCGTGAAACGAAGTGGAACGATGCCCAAGAGTCCATAGTTAAAAATTTATTTTTTCGGCTGTTAGTGTTTATCATAATGATATCTCCTGCGTCTATACAAGCACAGTTCGGAGATTTTGGGTTTGGTGAAAAACCACCCGTTGAAAAACTCGCAGCAAAAGGGTACCTCTCGCTTGACAAGGTGCAGCCTGGGAGCCAATTCGAAATTGCTGTCATCGTTGAGATTGCCGAAGGGTGGCATGTCAACGCCAATCCGGCGGGTGAAGGGTTAATCGCGACCGAGGTGATTTTCCCTGATACACCACATCTTACTTTCGGTGAAGTCGTATATCCCGAGGGTGAGGTATTGGCACTCGGTTCGATAGGAGAAGCCCCAGTCTATCACGATACCATTACGATCGGTGTCCAAGCCGATTTAAATCAAACGGCTCCGATCGCCCCTATCATGCTGGATTTGGAGCTGACATATCAGGCGTGTAACGATGAGCAGTGTCTGTTACCCGAAGTGCTCGCTTTTTCAGTCCCTATTGAGATTGTTGGTATTGAGGAACCTATTCAGCGAATGAATGAAGCAATTTTCGCCAATGTCCAATTCGGGACACCCCCGACTGATCGTGCGGATGAAGGGAGTCTCGCGCGCGCACTCTCCGGTGGGCAAGTTTGGCTTGCATTCCTACTTGTGTTTGCAGGCGGCATCTTGACCAGTTTGACACCTTGTGTTTATCCACTCATACCGATCACCGTTTCCATCTTCGGTGCCAATGAGTCTGCTGGTTTGTTTAAGTCTTTTCTGCTTTCTGTTGTATATGTGCTCGGGATCGTTGTGACCTATGCAATTTTAGGGGTGGCGGTTGCATCGACAGGCGCCGTTTTCGGACAAATAATGGCAAATCCGTGGGTCGTTGGCTTCATTAGTCTAATTCTTGTGACCTTGGGACTGTCTATGTTCGGTGTTTTTGAGATTCGGTTGCCGTATGCGGTGCAGAACCGTCTCAACACCGTTGGCGGTACCGGGTTTGCAGGCGCGTTCGCTATGGGAACAGTTGCCGGTGTTATTGCCGCACCTTGCACGGGACCGGCGTTGGCAGTTGTGCTGACGTATATCGCGACAACGGGAAGTCTCTTCCTCGGATTTTGGCTCATGTTCACTTACGCCCTCGGCATGGGCTTGCTCTTTATCGGCATTGGCACGTTCTCTGGGTTGCTCTCCGCGTTACCCCGTTCAGGTGGATGGATGTATGTTTTGGAAAACATCTTCGGCATTGCGATTATTACGATGGCACTCTACTTCCTTAAAGATGTGTTTCCACCGTTGCAGGATTTCCTGCAGAACTCGCTTCCATTTTTCGCGATTGCTGGGGGTTTAGTGCTAATTGGAATGTGGCTCGGCAAGTTAACCCAACGTTTCAGCGGCATCTCCCCACGGATGCAATTCCAAAAGGCATGTGGGCTTGTGCTGACGGTGCTGGGTGCCTATATGTTCGTTGGGGGTATCCAACAGCCTGCAGGACCCCACTTGAATTGGGTTTACGACGAAGGCGAAGGATTTGAAATCGCTCAGCGAGAAGACAAACTCCTAATGCTTGATTTTTATGCATCTTGGTGTGCTGCGTGTAAAGAACTCGATCATAAGACGTATGCCGATCCCGCGGTCGCTGCGAAACTCGATGATTATGTGAATGTTAAACTCGATTTTACCCGTAGCTCCGAAACGACTCAGGCACTCACCGAGAAGTATCAGATTCCTGGATTACCGGTCGTCATTTTCATGGATGCTGATGGGACAGTTCTCAAACGGTTCACCGGATTTGTTGGTCCCGAGGAAATGCTCGGCATTCTTAATGACATTGAAAAACGTCCACTGTAACGCGTTGATTTGAGCATCTACCAAAGCAGCCGTCCTATTACCTTATACTTCGGGGCGGCACATAGGAGTAAATATGCCCTTTAATGCAAAATCCTTAATCTCCTTACGGAGTTGGCTTTTTTATGCAGAAGTAATCGCAGTCATCGGTTTTGTCGGGCTTGCGTTTTTCTATATTCAACGGGGTACTGCGGAATCCGAATCGCCACCACTGTCGCAGGTGAGTGCTTTCATTCAAAAGGCAGATGCACTCTATGAGAAACAGGATCTTGTCGATGCTGCCCTCTACTATTGGCAGGCGTTACACGCATTGGAAACGGGGGATGGGACTCGAGGAATCTCGATGGAAGGTACCTCGCAGACGAATGCGGACGTTCGTTTGCACGCCAATCTTCGCATTTCGGAGATCTATTCACAGAGTAATTGGTTAAAAGATGCAAAGGCGCGTTTGGAATATGCAGCGCGCATTCAGCCTGAACACGCGGGTGTGCGTCTTTTGCGCGGCAAACTGTTTCGGGATGAAGGGTTGCTCGCCGAAGCCACTGCGGAACTCCTTGCTGTCCTCAAGAATGCGCCAAACAACGCTGAAGCACACTATCTCCT from Candidatus Poribacteria bacterium includes these protein-coding regions:
- a CDS encoding thioredoxin fold domain-containing protein is translated as MAEKTILKPYISLTRSRFTKHHRETKWNDAQESIVKNLFFRLLVFIIMISPASIQAQFGDFGFGEKPPVEKLAAKGYLSLDKVQPGSQFEIAVIVEIAEGWHVNANPAGEGLIATEVIFPDTPHLTFGEVVYPEGEVLALGSIGEAPVYHDTITIGVQADLNQTAPIAPIMLDLELTYQACNDEQCLLPEVLAFSVPIEIVGIEEPIQRMNEAIFANVQFGTPPTDRADEGSLARALSGGQVWLAFLLVFAGGILTSLTPCVYPLIPITVSIFGANESAGLFKSFLLSVVYVLGIVVTYAILGVAVASTGAVFGQIMANPWVVGFISLILVTLGLSMFGVFEIRLPYAVQNRLNTVGGTGFAGAFAMGTVAGVIAAPCTGPALAVVLTYIATTGSLFLGFWLMFTYALGMGLLFIGIGTFSGLLSALPRSGGWMYVLENIFGIAIITMALYFLKDVFPPLQDFLQNSLPFFAIAGGLVLIGMWLGKLTQRFSGISPRMQFQKACGLVLTVLGAYMFVGGIQQPAGPHLNWVYDEGEGFEIAQREDKLLMLDFYASWCAACKELDHKTYADPAVAAKLDDYVNVKLDFTRSSETTQALTEKYQIPGLPVVIFMDADGTVLKRFTGFVGPEEMLGILNDIEKRPL
- a CDS encoding FAD-binding protein, which produces MDQKEQLIADLSTLLGSKNVLTDATALSVYECDAAPSFKAMPDVVVFADTAQQVSDIVKLANKYDTPFIARGGGTGLSGGMLSVRGGIIIALNRMDRILEVDLENERAVVEPGVVNLLLTQAVQNRGYHYAPDPSSQKACTIGGNIAENSGGPHTLKYGVTSDHVLGLEVVLPDGEIVELGGTVEETLGYDLRGVMIGSEGTFGIVTKAVVRLTRNPQAYQTALAVFETMDDASNAVSTIIGEGIIPAALEMMDTLVIRALEEAFQFGFPLDAEAILIVELDGVEAGMQNQTDQILEIFKQHNARTVDYAKDEAERQQLWKARKSAFGSFGRLAPNYITQDGVVPRTTLPKVLRRISEISEKYQIPIANVFHAGDGNIHPIVLFNERDADQCERVEHVNKEILTVCAEVGGTITGEHGIGVEKMDYMPLIFSTADMQVMATVKKVFNPTGLCNPGKIFPTAESYAKLGLPHDAAGDF
- a CDS encoding PglZ domain-containing protein, which gives rise to MQEKKWRILWIDNQIADVEQSDAQLKNQHREEQTNITSKPYICFLEYRGYDISLTNTIAEGIASLQNEEYHAVLLNYNGATREENPLSYIRKVDAHIPIILLTQDGRQEVLQQASLYDVDSIFIETADDQDETSSRQLETSLAFILEKQTGREAYTPQAYAQHFNRAQISDGSVQGRSSTDDWQTWIDTYVRLVEWDLRLDTLHNVDEIKSIHEMEKREANAAFADYIQANYHKWLVGEASPTLSVDVVYRYVIPEVQAGKQVLFVVMDCMRLDHWLKIEPLLYPLFNITTDYYYSILPTATRYARNAIFSGLFPLEFAERHPDLYAEPDTAHTSINRYEKELMRLQLERHGILLKPPLHYFKIFDTRGEIQYLHWLSVTDRISLTALVVDFLDMLTHTRHEIGLLQQLVPDEAAFRTLAQAWFQHSHLYRIFRIAAERGMTVVLTSDHGSLLCQNAAKVSSQAELTTGLRFKEGKNISCLPEAGWVIKEPGVYRLPGEETEKSYVLAKEDYYFVYERQFDVYKEIFQGSFQHGGVSLEEMILPCVVLEPR
- a CDS encoding FAD-binding oxidoreductase, which produces MEKSRAPHDGLQRIVGESSILSEEQVAAYTFDGYVPKAVVLPTSVQEMQEILQFAVEQNLSIMPAGAGTKLGIGNLPQKVDIVLATTYLNSVVEYEPADLTVTVEAGIRLRYLQTELAKHRQYLALNPPYADRCTIGGIVSTNASGSFRLRHGTARNQVLGLRVVRADGTVVKSGGKVVKNVAGYDLNKLYIGGFGTLGIITEVTLKLSPIPVRQAVLTANFQDVQKAADTGLDIVGSQTLPMFVNLFVNPDSTLSGTEGPMLVVGFGGDPETVAWQLTQCQRIMEQNGAMGVTIVENESLQHLQEAVQEFSADNKNTERVVAKLNLKRTDLAEFATQIAEANWARDVQMMALLGSGVLYITLPTASDTDYQSLADALTQLRQAAMSQQGNLIIEVAPPELKRHIDVWGSVEGTLNLMKQIKAKFDPVDLLNPGRFVSSI